Genomic segment of Mycobacterium sp. 050128:
GAGGAATCGGTGGCGACGGCATCGATCACCGCGTCGGCGCCTCGTCCGCCGGTCGCCGCCATGATCGCCTCGAGGGCCGGTGCTTTGACCGGCGTCGCGCCCCAGCCTGCCGCGCGGGCCAAGCGGCCATCGACCTTATCGATCGCGAAAACCGTTGCAGCACCCTGAAAAAGGGCACTGCGCAGCGCGCACAAGCCCACCGCGCCCAGCCCGACGACCGCGACGCTGCCGCCGAACGGAATGTCGGCGCGTTGCGCCGCCGCCCAGCCGGTGGCCAGGTTGTCGGTGAGCAGCAGAGCCTGTTCGGTGCTGATGCCATCGGGCATCTTGCGCAGCTGGAAATCGGCGGCGGGCACGGCCAGCAGATCGGCTTGCGCACCACCGAGCAGGCCCCCGCCGAAGATCTGAAAACCGGAGTAGCACATGACCGGATCGCGGGTCGCGCACCCCGGGCACTTACCGCAGCCGGTGACGGACGACACCATGACCTGATCGCCAGCCCTGACGGTGCGCACCTCGGGCCCGACCTCCACCACGGTGCCGACCGCTTCGTGGCCCAGCGCGATCGGGTCGGGCATCGGAAAGTCGGCCTCGTAGAAGTGCAGGTCGGATCCGCAGATGCCGGCGGCAGTGACTTCGACGACCGCGCCGTCGGGGCCCGGGAGGACGGGATCGGGACGGGTGTCGACCCTGATGTTGCGGGGGCCATCGACGACTACCGTGCGCATAGTGCTGTGCTCACTTTCCTGGTCGAATTACGAACTGCGGCGTCGCACAATAAATTGGGACCAATCGGGCTCGCGCACCGCGGCCCAGTATTCGTTGAGGCGCCACGGGCTGACCGTGTGGATCTCGCCGTCGGCGTTCTTGAAGTAGGAGTGTTTGACCGCGGGATGCGACCACACCATCTTCTTGATCTGGGTCTGCGTCCGTTGGTGCCAGTCGGTTGCGGCTTCGGCCCTGGGTTCCATCGAGTGCACGTCGACGTCGGCCAGTCGTGCGAGGCACTGGTCGATGTAGCGCATCTGCAGTTCGGACTGGAAGATCAGGCTGCCGCCGTGGGCGAGGTGGGTGCCGGGCCCGTAGATGATGAAGAAGTTGGGGAAATCCGGAACCGTGATGCCCAGGTAGGCATACGGGCGGCTCCCCCACATTTCGTGTAAGTCAATTCCGTTGCGGCCGGTCACTTTTAGTGGCCACAACACGTCGGTGTGCCGGAAGCCGGTGGCGTAGACGATGATGTCGACCTCGTGCTCGACCCCATCCTCGGTGACGACGCCGCGGGGCGTGATCTGCTGGATCGCGGTGCGCACCAGTTCGACGTTGTCGCGCTGCAGGGTCTGCAGCCAGCTGCCGTTGTCCTGCAGCGTGCGTTTGCCGCAGGCGGGATAGTCGGGCATCACCTTGGCCAACAGCTCTTGGGAGTCCGGGCCGTCGCCGACCTGGCTGGTGATCCACTGCGAGAACATCATCGCCGCGGCGGCATTGATGTCGCTGACGGCATCGTCGCCCGTGTAGTTCGGGTCGCCTTCGGCGGCGTCGAGGCCCTTGTCCGAGCCGGGCCACAGGACGAGGAAGCGGTACCACCGTCCGTAGAACGGCAGGTTACTCATCGCCCAGCGCACGCCGTCACCGACTTCGTCGTGGTACATCGCGTTGGGGAACATCCACTGGGCGGTCCGCTGGAACACGGTGAGGTGCTCGACGTCCTCGGCGATGGCCGGCGCGATCTGGAAACCGCTGGCGCCGGCGCCGATCAGGGCGATTCGCTTGCCGCTGACGTCGACCGAATGATCCCAGGCCGCGGAGTGAAAAGACGGCCCCGCAAAGCTTTCGGCGCCAGCGAAATCGGGGATCTGCGGCCGGTTGAGCTGGCCGACCGCGGTGATCAGGGCACGTACCCGAAGCGTGCTGGTCTGTCCGTCGGCGGCGCGCAGCGTGACGTTCCAGATTCCGGCGTCGTCGTCCCATTCGGCACCGAGAACCTCGGTGTTCCAGCGGATGTGCTCGGCCAGGTCGTGCTTCTTCATCACCTTGGTGAAGTAGTGCTGCAGCTCGTCTTGCTCGGCGAAGAAGTGTGTCCAGTCGTTGTTGGGTTCGAAGCTATAGCAATAGAAATGGTTGG
This window contains:
- a CDS encoding flavin-containing monooxygenase, translating into MRSPYSGRPFTTSTPDIAAALRDVSIPTLLLSLVHITGDPRFIRDYKQMGIFLNEVQGFMSEEDKARARAEALTVITEYRDRGCPEPEPLSPELIREMMDWAACEHVPDDYQSLVAEELDLEGADPRRPAAIPAERAAELPVLVVGCGESGLLAGVRLRQANIGFTIVEKNAGPGGTWWENSYPGARVDVANHFYCYSFEPNNDWTHFFAEQDELQHYFTKVMKKHDLAEHIRWNTEVLGAEWDDDAGIWNVTLRAADGQTSTLRVRALITAVGQLNRPQIPDFAGAESFAGPSFHSAAWDHSVDVSGKRIALIGAGASGFQIAPAIAEDVEHLTVFQRTAQWMFPNAMYHDEVGDGVRWAMSNLPFYGRWYRFLVLWPGSDKGLDAAEGDPNYTGDDAVSDINAAAAMMFSQWITSQVGDGPDSQELLAKVMPDYPACGKRTLQDNGSWLQTLQRDNVELVRTAIQQITPRGVVTEDGVEHEVDIIVYATGFRHTDVLWPLKVTGRNGIDLHEMWGSRPYAYLGITVPDFPNFFIIYGPGTHLAHGGSLIFQSELQMRYIDQCLARLADVDVHSMEPRAEAATDWHQRTQTQIKKMVWSHPAVKHSYFKNADGEIHTVSPWRLNEYWAAVREPDWSQFIVRRRSS
- a CDS encoding alcohol dehydrogenase catalytic domain-containing protein, which translates into the protein MRTVVVDGPRNIRVDTRPDPVLPGPDGAVVEVTAAGICGSDLHFYEADFPMPDPIALGHEAVGTVVEVGPEVRTVRAGDQVMVSSVTGCGKCPGCATRDPVMCYSGFQIFGGGLLGGAQADLLAVPAADFQLRKMPDGISTEQALLLTDNLATGWAAAQRADIPFGGSVAVVGLGAVGLCALRSALFQGAATVFAIDKVDGRLARAAGWGATPVKAPALEAIMAATGGRGADAVIDAVATDSSLTDAINIVRPGGTVSVVGVHDMNPFPLNALGCLIRSTSLRFTTAPVQRTWPELIPLLQSGRLDVDGIFTTSMPLDEAAKGYATAESRSGDDVKILLKP